A genomic region of Chloracidobacterium sp. contains the following coding sequences:
- a CDS encoding extracellular solute-binding protein, which yields MPSWVRRAAWLWGHLTPSDGWAGSVSAVVTGAVYLYLYAPLLTLLVLSLSAAPAADFQAGFVGAWYVKAATNPAFLTAIQTSLRVALATTAIALVIGTPAAIGLGKHHFRGRSWLEGLFYLPVVAPEVVVGFASVALFARLGQPLGFWSVLLAHVAFCTSYVVFIVRARLASFDERLLEAALDLGATPAVAFWRVTLPWLTPALVGGGLLCFALSLDDCVITSLVAGDGVTTFPVLLYSKMKTGVSPEINAATGLLLMATVLLVTAAHIAQQLPRLPQWGRVGLGAACLGLLLVAVAPSPQSATQTTLHIYIWSNYTSDKLLRDFEARYRCRVVVETFDSNEALLAKLQTGVARYDLIAPSDYMVSILARQGLLRPLDRSRLTNWANLDPAFLGAPYDPEQRYSVPYTFTVVGIGYRRDKVSEPVESWDALWDARYCGRIAMLDDIRECFGAALRRRGASPNSRNEQEIAQAAEDLMRQKALIKTYDSATFEQLLLDGEAWLVQGYNGQIAKAARRNPNIAFVVPREGGTLAVDCLAIPVNAAQPALAERFIDYILEPQAAAEIVQATGYGTPNRAVRAYLPPMWADNPYVFPPDDWLRRCTMLEDVGAILPRYDYYWTVIKSQ from the coding sequence ATGCCGTCGTGGGTGAGGCGTGCGGCGTGGCTGTGGGGTCACCTTACGCCGTCCGACGGCTGGGCCGGCAGCGTCTCGGCCGTCGTCACAGGCGCAGTTTATCTATACCTCTATGCGCCGTTGCTGACGCTGTTGGTGTTGTCATTAAGCGCTGCGCCGGCGGCCGATTTTCAAGCCGGTTTTGTCGGCGCGTGGTACGTGAAGGCTGCAACCAACCCAGCGTTCCTAACGGCGATTCAGACCAGCTTGCGAGTGGCGTTGGCGACGACGGCCATTGCGTTGGTCATCGGAACGCCGGCCGCCATTGGTCTAGGCAAACACCACTTTCGTGGACGGTCATGGCTGGAGGGTTTGTTTTATCTGCCGGTCGTCGCGCCTGAAGTGGTGGTCGGCTTTGCTTCCGTAGCGCTGTTTGCGCGTTTGGGACAACCGCTGGGTTTCTGGTCGGTGCTGCTGGCGCACGTTGCCTTTTGCACCTCATACGTCGTGTTCATTGTCCGAGCGCGGCTGGCGAGCTTTGACGAGCGATTGCTTGAGGCCGCGCTGGATTTGGGCGCGACGCCGGCGGTCGCCTTTTGGCGGGTGACGTTGCCGTGGCTGACGCCGGCGCTGGTTGGCGGTGGGCTTCTGTGCTTTGCCCTCTCGCTTGATGACTGCGTTATCACCAGCCTCGTGGCGGGTGACGGCGTGACGACGTTCCCGGTGCTACTGTATTCCAAGATGAAGACCGGTGTCTCGCCGGAGATCAACGCAGCGACTGGTTTGTTGCTGATGGCGACGGTGCTGCTGGTGACGGCGGCGCACATCGCGCAGCAGCTTCCGCGCTTGCCGCAATGGGGAAGGGTCGGCCTTGGGGCGGCTTGTCTTGGGCTACTGCTTGTCGCCGTTGCGCCGTCCCCACAGTCGGCAACGCAGACAACGCTCCACATCTACATCTGGTCGAACTACACCTCCGACAAGCTACTGCGCGACTTCGAAGCACGGTATCGTTGTCGAGTTGTCGTTGAGACGTTTGACTCCAACGAGGCGTTGCTGGCCAAGCTCCAGACTGGTGTGGCGCGGTACGACTTGATTGCGCCAAGCGACTACATGGTAAGCATTCTGGCGCGGCAGGGGCTGCTGCGGCCGCTTGATCGGTCACGGCTGACAAACTGGGCAAACCTTGATCCGGCATTTTTGGGCGCGCCGTATGACCCCGAACAGCGTTACAGCGTCCCCTACACGTTTACAGTGGTCGGCATCGGCTATCGGCGTGACAAAGTGAGCGAGCCAGTGGAAAGTTGGGACGCGCTGTGGGACGCCCGCTACTGTGGGCGCATTGCCATGCTTGATGACATTCGGGAATGTTTCGGGGCGGCTCTGCGACGGCGCGGCGCTTCTCCGAATAGTCGAAACGAACAGGAAATCGCGCAGGCAGCCGAGGATTTGATGCGTCAGAAGGCGCTCATCAAAACTTATGACAGCGCCACGTTTGAACAGCTCCTGCTCGATGGGGAGGCCTGGTTGGTGCAGGGCTACAATGGGCAAATCGCCAAAGCCGCGCGGCGCAATCCCAACATTGCGTTTGTCGTGCCACGGGAAGGCGGGACGCTCGCTGTAGATTGTTTGGCGATTCCCGTTAATGCGGCGCAGCCGGCGCTGGCGGAGCGGTTTATTGATTACATCCTTGAGCCGCAGGCGGCGGCGGAAATTGTGCAGGCGACGGGGTATGGGACGCCGAACCGCGCTGTCCGAGCGTATTTGCCGCCGATGTGGGCCGACAACCCCTACGTCTTCCCGCCGGATGATTGGCTTCGGCGCTGCACCATGCTTGAAGATGTCGGTGCAATTTTGCCGCGATATGACTACTATTGGACGGTCATCAAGTCACAATAG